From the Sebastes umbrosus isolate fSebUmb1 chromosome 2, fSebUmb1.pri, whole genome shotgun sequence genome, one window contains:
- the LOC119478961 gene encoding uncharacterized protein LOC119478961 yields the protein MPRKRSFRRSEAAKRRRAEQLTAKRSSAEQLTKDFFVANGPPQDGDIGVCSTGYRHRAGKWPISSFTGRQHKLVIPPESPDKKFVLLVGCSHLRAIADGYVEMPEGLSFGVMSTPGACAAELRTEVLNAVVPRTPDVVCLLAPSNDLTASRTIDEAGVDFDKLLRSVCNRWPQVVVLDFPPRLNVAVDLQDHLRQEYHRVAARAGVKYVSTAEHFPVHNRNLWGPDNVHLSDSEGMDVLTQLFWIAAYLHLETPAPQPQVAPKTSPPARRFSPKVVVKGEVAVPRPCQTDEEGYTTVSYSRKVR from the exons ATGCCGCGTAAAAGATCCTTTCGTCGATCTGAGGCAGCGAAGCGGAGAAGAGCTGAGCAGTTGACAGCGAAGCGGAGCAGTGCTGAGCAGTTGACGAAGGATTTTTTTGTGGCGAATGGACCCCCGCAGGATGGCGATATTGGTG TTTGCAGCACTGGATATCGCCATAGAGCGGGAAAATGGCCAATTTCCTCCTTTACTGGACGACAACACAAGTTGGTCATTCCTCCTGAGTCTCCAGACAAGAAG TTTGTCCTTCTTGTTGGATGCTCCCATCTACGAGCCATTGCAGACGGTTACGTGGAGATGCCAGAGGGGCTTTCTTTTGGTGTCATGTCGACGCCGGGGGCCTGTGCAGCTGAGTTGCGGACGGAGGTGCTGAATGCTGTTGTCCCGCGAACACCTGATGTCGTCTGTCTTTTGGCCCCCAGCAACGACCTCACAGCGAGCCGAACCATCGACGAGGCAGGGGTCGATTTTGACAAGCTCCTGAGAAGTGTCTGCAATCGATGGCCTCAG GTGGTGGTGTTGGACTTCCCTCCAAGGTTGAATGTAGCTGTCGATCTGCAGGACCACCTGAGGCAAGAGTATCATCGTGTGGCTGCACGTGCAG GTGTCAAGTACGTCTCTACTGCGGAGCATTTTCCTGTGCACAACCGTAACCTGTGGGGCCCAGACAAC GTTCATTTGAGTGACAGTGAGGGAATGGACGTCTTGACGCAGCTGTTCTGGATTGCTGCTTATCTGCACCTGGAGACGCCTGCGCCGCAGCCACAGGTTGCTCCCAAGACATCACCGCCTGCCAGACGATTCTCTCCAAAGGTGGTTGTGAAGGGAGAGGTCGCCGTGCCACGGCCGTGTCAAACGGACGAAGAAGGATATACGACTGTTAGTTACAGCAGGAAGGTAAGATGA